One region of Fragaria vesca subsp. vesca linkage group LG4, FraVesHawaii_1.0, whole genome shotgun sequence genomic DNA includes:
- the LOC101301292 gene encoding PHD finger protein MALE STERILITY 1-like, with the protein MSSHNLDLSGSKKRKRGERVFRFKTFGENGYPVGFVASSFRENVKALLEYGHLESTLCNSASGMKSWSFQLQLHRNAPVHLVLFVVEEPFEASLNSHCKHCQYVGWGKHMVCNKKYHFVLPSTDTMVAAACLVNSKTGGGNNNNYVDTPAGKSSSSLNLVEVEGHNMHGVFHSNGFGHLLCVNGAETGSDLPGHQILEFWDRLCTGLRARKVSLNDVSQKRGMELRLIHGVAYSEPWFGRWGYKFGRGTFCVTQQMYQSAIEALQGIPLCLLIHHLAGITCNQLGHDISLIFSRYHALSDHSLVTLGDLFHFMLELKSRLPTEDQNSCIDSYNPGMLVETSCRWSPKRVEMASRVIVEALKRAHFRWVSRQEVRDAARAYIGDTGLLDFVLKSLGNQIVGNYLVRRSLNPVTKVLEYCLDDLSNVSPNQDGNVMTNSKVKGWYKISRFQLMKDMFYLYKYILKDQNLSTSATTGIFSAIPMAVRIILHSKYLVKDYSGGLPQVKLELGPEGKSNIYCTVMIRNSTQVFDHNKMISSNEIALPPYECITLKNNATINDLKLEVERNFKEIYWGLKSFVVETIANSIMDNANGTDTVFGLVEVGGKIVLEGSNKDMRGGGVGGVGLDRELEGPISECGSGNCIVDCPCGAKDDDGERMVCCDICEVWQHTLCVRIPNNEQVPHIFLCNRCEKEIILLPSP; encoded by the exons ATGTCGTCGCATAATCTGGACCTGAGTGGGAGCAAGAAGAGGAAGAGAGGCGAGAGGGTTTTCAGGTTCAAGACGTTTGGAGAAAACGGGTACCCGGTTGGGTTTGTCGCCTCTTCGTTTAGGGAAAACGTGAAAGCGCTTCTCGAATATGGGCATCTGGAGAGTACCCTATGCAATAGTGCTTCTGGGATGAAGAGCTGGTCGTTCCAGCTCCAGCTTCATCGCAATGCTCCTGTGCATCTCGTTCTCTTCGTCGTTGAAGAACCCTTTGAGGCCTCACTCAACAGTCATTGCAAGCACTGCCAATACGTAG GCTGGGGGAAGCATATGGTTTGCAATAAGAAGTACCACTTTGTGTTGCCTTCAACGGACACGATGGTGGCGGCAGCTTGTTTGGTCAACTCCAAAACTGGTGGAGGAAATAACAACAACTACGTTGATACTCCGGCGGGTAAGTCGTCGTCGTCATTGAATTTAGTGGAAGTAGAGGGGCATAACATGCATGGTGTATTTCACTCTAACGGCTTCGGGCATTTGCTTTGTGTCAATGGAGCGGAAACGGGTTCGGACTTGCCTGGACACCAGATACTTGAGTTTTGGGATCGATTGTGCACAGGATTACGTGCAAG GAAAGTGAGTTTAAACGACGTTTCACAGAAGAGAGGCATGGAGTTGAGGCTCATCCACGGAGTAGCATACAGTGAGCCCTGGTTTGGTCGTTGGGGTTATAAATTTGGCCGTGGAACATTTTGTGTCACTCAACAAATGTACCAAAGCGCCATAGAAGCATTACAAGGCATTCCCTTGTGCTTACTCATCCACCATCTTGCTGGCATTACTTGCAACCAATTAGGCCATGATATTTCCCTCATCTTCTCAAGGTATCACGCATTGTCGGATCATTCATTGGTGACTCTCGGTGATCTATTCCATTTCATGCTAGAGCTCAAGTCCCGGCTACCGACGGAAGATCAAAACTCGTGCATTGATTCCTATAACCCGGGAATGCTGGTGGAGACATCTTGCAGATGGTCTCCTAAAAGGGTTGAAATGGCGTCTCGAGTGATTGTGGAAGCCTTAAAAAGGGCTCATTTCAGATGGGTGTCTAGGCAGGAAGTAAGAGATGCTGCTCGTGCCTATATAGGCGACACAGGCTTGCTAGACTTCGTGTTAAAGTCGTTGGGCAACCAAATTGTGGGGAATTACTTGGTTCGTCGCAGCTTGAATCCGGTGACCAAAGTTCTCGAATATTGCTTAGATGACCTTTCTAATGTCTCCCCTAACCAAGATGGCAATGTCATGACCAACTCCAAAGTGAAGGGATGGTACAAGATTTCGAGGTTCCAGCTAATGAAGGACATGTTCTACTTGTACAAGTACATCCTCAAAGACCAGAATCTAAGCACTAGTGCTACCACAGGAATCTTCTCAGCTATTCCCATGGCAGTTAGGATAATTCTTCATTCCAAGTACCTTGTCAAGGATTACAGCGGCGGGTTACCGCAAGTGAAACTCGAATTAGGACCTGAAGGAAAATCAAACATCTATTGTACCGTAATGATACGAAACAGTACACAAGTGTTTGATCATAACAAGATGATTAGCAGCAATGAAATAGCATTGCCTCCATACGAGTGTATAACACTGAAAAACAATGCTACAATCAATGATCTTAAGCTCGAAGTGGAGAGGAACTTCAAAGAGATCTACTGGGGATTGAAAAGCTTCGTCGTCGAAACGATTGCGAATTCCATTATGGATAATGCAAATGGAACAGATACGGTTTTTGGGCTGGTTGAGGTGGGTGGAAAGATTGTGCTTGAAGGAAGCAACAAAGATATGAGAGGTGGTGGAGTTGGTGGAGTTGGACTTGATAGAGAGCTTGAAGGACCCATATCTGAATGCGGGTCGGGTAATTGCATTGTGGACTGTCCGTGTGGGGCCAAAGATGACGACGGGGAAAGAATGGTGTGCTGTGACATTTGTGAAGTGTGGCAGCATACTCTGTGCGTTCGAATTCCAAACAATGAACAAGTTCCTCATATATTTCTCTGCAATCGATGCGAGAAAGAAATCATACTCTTACCTTCTCCATAG
- the LOC101313694 gene encoding protein BASIC PENTACYSTEINE1-like, whose protein sequence is MDDDSLNMPNWGYYEASFKGHLGLQLMTSMGERDTKPFIPGRDPPVMVSANGYHPRDCVVQDAPVPMSNYMRESWISQRDKFLTMMPANPNYGVIPETSAAQHAMQILQPPPDISRDERVNRMEEPVVHKEGGPSKKRQNGGAPKAPKVKKPRKPKDNSNPAVPRVKPAKKSFEVVINGIPLDISGISIPVCSCTGTPQQCYRWGCGGWQSACCTTNVSMYPLPMSTKRRGARIAGRKMSQGAFKKVLEKLASEGYNFANPIDLRTHWARHGTNKFVTIR, encoded by the coding sequence ATGGATGATGATTCATTGAACATGCCCAATTGGGGATACTATGAGGCCTCGTTTAAAGGCCATCTTGGCCTGCAGCTCATGACAAGCATGGGTGAGCGTGACACGAAACCTTTTATACCCGGGCGTGATCCTCCAGTCATGGTTAGCGCCAATGGATATCATCCACGGGATTGTGTTGTACAGGATGCTCCTGTTCCGATGAGCAACTATATGAGGGAGAGTTGGATTAGCCAGAGGGATAAGTTTCTCACTATGATGCCGGCCAATCCTAATTATGGTGTTATCCCGGAAACTTCAGCCGCACAGCACGCCATGCAGATCTTACAACCACCACCTGATATATCAAGGGATGAGAGGGTGAACAGAATGGAAGAGCCAGTTGTCCACAAGGAAGGTGGCCCTTCAAAGAAAAGGCAGAATGGTGGTGCCCCGAAAGCCCCAAAGGTGAAGAAGCCAAGGAAGCCAAAGGATAATAGCAACCCTGCGGTTCCACGTGTGAAGCCCGCAAAAAAGAGTTTCGAAGTTGTCATAAACGGAATTCCTTTGGACATTTCTGGCATTTCAATTCCAGTTTGCTCTTGTACGGGAACTCCCCAACAGTGTTATCGGTGGGGCTGTGGTGGTTGGCAATCCGCCTGTTGCACTACAAATGTGTCTATGTATCCTTTGCCAATGAGCACTAAACGGCGAGGTGCTAGGATAGCTGGAAGAAAAATGAGTCAAGGTGCTTTTAAAAAGGTATTGGAGAAGCTTGCAAGTGAAGGTTATAACTTTGCTAATCCAATTGATTTGAGGACTCACTGGGCAAGACATGGTACGAACAAGTTTGTCACAATCAGGTAA
- the LOC101313979 gene encoding nitrate transporter 1.7-like: protein MMKPEASVYSNFTKCFRNTCYSSKPVSHKSSISDRDSDDAVTTPLDRSETAASVRRKPGGWKAMPYILGNDTLERLATFGLLANFMVYLTREVHLDQVSASNVIYIWYGVTNFAPLLGAFVSDAYVGRFGTIAFGSFSLLLGMATLTMTTWLPELHPPPCSGNQQKLGQCLPPTKAQLGFLILGLGFVSVGTGGIRPCSIPFGIDQFDPNTDDGKKGIKSFFNWYYATFTVVLLITSTLVVYIQDKVSWSLGFGIPTVLMCGSIVLLFVGVRIYVHAKPQGSMFTSIAQVLVAAYKKRQLKLPDDKAIDGSKLYDPPVKDLLIQKLPPTNQIRFLNKAAIILENDIKPDGCPVNKWRLCSVQQVEDLKCVIKTMPIWASAIVSFTAMTQQATFTVSQALKLNRHLGQKFEIPAGSLIVISLLTIGIFLPVYDRLLVPALRKVTKDEGGITVLQRIGIGCIFSVLAMLVAGFIEKERRDMANLHPHEPVSFMWLAPQLILMGLCEAFSVIGLLEFFNREFPDHIRSVGNALLSCSFAGSSYLSSVLVTVVHRVTGTHSKPDWLTNDINAGRLDLFYFLLAGIGFLNFFYFLFCAQRYKYKGTVQKEDDNNPCVTVELGSTTTT from the exons ATGATGAAACCTGAAGCAAGTGTATACTCAAACTTCACCAAATGCTTCCGAAACACATGTTATTCCTCAAAACCAGTATCACACAAATCATCAATCTCTGACAGAGATTCCGATGACGCAGTAACGACGCCGCTCGATCGATCGGAGACGGCAGCATCCGTCCGGAGGAAACCAGGCGGATGGAAGGCCATGCCTTACATCCTAG GAAACGATACGCTGGAGAGGTTGGCAACGTTTGGATTGCTGGCAAATTTTATGGTATACTTGACGAGGGAGGTGCACTTGGACCAGGTTTCGGCTTCAAACGTTATATACATCTGGTATGGTGTCACCAACTTCGCTCCTCTGCTCGGCGCCTTCGTCTCCGACGCCTACGTCGGCCGCTTTGGCACCATCGCTTTCGGCTCCTTCTCTTTACTTCTG GGGATGGCGACGCTGACAATGACAACTTGGTTGCCGGAGTTGCATCCTCCGCCGTGCAGCGGCAACCAGCAGAAACTGGGGCAGTGCTTACCTCCGACCAAAGCTCAACTAGGCTTCCTGATTTTGGGTCTAGGCTTTGTCTCGGTAGGCACCGGAGGAATTAGACCCTGCAGCATCCCCTTCGGAATTGACCAGTTTGACCCCAACACCGATGACGGAAAGAAAGGAATCAAAAGCTTCTTCAACTGGTACTACGCCACATTCACAGTTGTGTTGCTCATCACTTCAACTCTGGTGGTTTACATCCAAGACAAGGTCAGCTGGAGTTTGGGTTTTGGGATACCGACAGTGCTCATGTGTGGCTCAATTGTGCTTCTGTTTGTTGGAGTAAGGATTTACGTGCATGCCAAGCCACAAGGTAGCATGTTCACCAGCATTGCCCAAGTTCTTGTTGCTGCTTACAAGAAACGACAACTTAAGCTTCCAGACGACAAGGCAATTGATGGAAGCAAATTGTATGATCCTCCTGTGAAGGATTTGCTTATACAAAAGCTCCCTCCCACCAACCAAATCAG GTTCTTGAACAAGGCAGCTATAATATTGGAGAATGATATAAAGCCCGATGGCTGTCCAGTTAACAAATGGAGGCTTTGCAGCGTTCAACAAGTCGAAGACCTTAAATGTGTCATAAAAACCATGCCAATATGGGCTTCAGCTATCGTTAGCTTCACTGCCATGACACAACAAGCAACATTCACTGTATCTCAAGCCCTCAAATTAAACCGCCACCTTGGTCAGAAGTTCGAAATCCCAGCTGGTTCACTCATTGTCATCTCCTTGCTCACAATAGGAATATTTCTCCCGGTCTACGACAGGCTCCTAGTCCCTGCTCTTCGAAAAGTTACCAAAGATGAAGGTGGGATCACAGTTCTACAAAGAATCGGAATCGGGTGTATTTTTTCAGTTCTGGCAATGCTCGTGGCAGGTTTCATTGAAAAGGAAAGAAGAGACATGGCTAATTTGCATCCCCATGAACCTGTCTCGTTTATGTGGTTGGCTCCGCAGCTTATCTTGATGGGTCTTTGTGAGGCATTTAGTGTCATTGGACTGCTGGAGTTCTTCAACCGGGAGTTTCCTGATCACATCAGGAGTGTTGGTAACGCACTTCTGTCTTGCTCTTTTGCAGGGTCAAGTTACTTGAGCAGTGTACTAGTCACTGTTGTTCATCGTGTGACCGGAACTCACAGCAAGCCCGATTGGTTGACCAATGATATCAATGCCGGCAGATTGGATTTGTTCTATTTTCTCTTGGCCGGGATAGGTTTTCTGAATTTTTTCTACTTCCTTTTCTGTGCTCAACGATACAAGTATAAGGGCACTGTTCAGAAGGAGGATGACAACAACCCTTGTGTTACTGTGGAGCTAGGTTCAACCACCACTACATGA
- the LOC101314273 gene encoding UDP-glycosyltransferase 85A1-like, protein MGSIQAEPVAVPHVVCIPFPAQGHVNPFMNLAKLLHTRGFHITMVYTEFNHARLLKSRGPEALKNSPGFRFETIPDGVPPSNPDATQSVTELLYYTKKHSVVPLRDLIVKLNSNPDLPPVSCIISDGIMAFGIKVARELGIPVVQFWTASTCGLVAYMQFVELVKRGIFPLKDEKNVTNGYLESTTLEWIPGMSHMRLKDMPNFVRSTDPEDIAFNRWLEEGQDILTADAIIFNTFYDFEAEVLDTVASVFPKNNIYNLGPLTSLCKTLPAIEDASTRPSLWKENTECLTWLDAQKPDSVIYINFGSIAVMTADDFDEFAWGLANSGHPFLWIVRPDVVKGKTSATLSDEFLEATKDRGLIARWCPQEQVLAHPSVGTFLTHSGWNSTLEGISGGVSMLCWPFFAEQQVNCRYACTTWGIGMEISANVKREELEGLVREMMEGEKGKAMRKKAVEWKKKSEIACGVNGGSSYVDLERFVEFLSFKG, encoded by the exons ATGGGATCCATTCAAGCAGAGCCAGTGGCTGTGCCTCATGTTGTGTGCATCCCATTCCCAGCACAAGGCCATGTGAACCCTTTCATGAACTTGGCCAAGCTTCTCCATACTAGAGGCTTCCACATAACCATGGTGTACACAGAGTTCAACCACGCCCGGTTACTCAAGTCCAGAGGACCCGAGGCGTTGAAGAACTCTCCCGGTTTCAGGTTTGAGACCATTCCTGACGGTGTTCCACCTTCCAACCCTGATGCCACTCAGAGTGTCACTGAGCTCTTGTACTACACCAAGAAGCACTCGGTGGTTCCGCTCCGGGACTTGATTGTGAAGCTTAATTCCAACCCGGATTTGCCTCCAGTGAGTTGCATTATTTCCGATGGGATTATGGCCTTCGGAATCAAAGTTGCCCGAGAGCTTGGGATTCCTGTGGTGCAGTTTTGGACTGCTTCCACTTGTGGTCTCGTCGCCTATATGCAGTTTGTAGAGCTTGTCAAAAGGGGAATTTTCCCATTAAAAG ATGAGAAAAATGTAACCAACGGTTATCTGGAAAGCACTACTCTAGAGTGGATCCCGGGAATGAGCCACATGCGACTCAAAGACATGCCCAACTTCGTCCGGTCCACTGATCCGGAAGACATCGCCTTCAACCGCTGGCTCGAAGAGGGCCAGGACATCCTCACCGCCGATGCCATCATCTTCAACACCTTCTACGACTTCGAGGCTGAAGTCCTAGACACCGTTGCCTCTGTGTTCCCCAAGAACAACATCTACAACCTCGGCCCCCTCACCTCGCTCTGCAAGACCTTGCCGGCAATCGAGGACGCCTCCACTCGTCCAAGCCTGTGGAAGGAGAACACCGAGTGCCTCACCTGGCTCGATGCTCAAAAGCCCGACTCGGTCATCTACATCAACTTTGGCAGTATCGCCGTCATGACGGCTGATGATTTTGACGAGTTTGCATGGGGTTTGGCAAACAGCGGTCACCCTTTTTTGTGGATCGTACGGCCGGATGTTGTGAAGGGGAAAACCTCGGCGACTTTGTCGGATGAGTTTCTGGAGGCCACGAAAGATCGTGGCCTGATTGCTCGATGGTGTCCCCAGGAGCAGGTGCTTGCGCATCCTTCCGTAGGGACATTTTTGACCCACAGCGGGTGGAATTCCACGCTGGAGGGTATATCTGGCGGTGTCTCTATGCTTTGCTGGCCGTTTTTTGCCGAGCAGCAGGTGAATTGTAGGTACGCGTGTACGACATGGGGGATTGGTATGGAGATTAGTGCTAATGTGAAGAGAGAGGAGCTGGAAGGTTTGGTGAGGGAGATGATGGAAGGGGAGAAAGGGAAGGCGATGAGGAAGAAGGCTGTGGAGTGGAAGAAGAAATCGGAGATTGCTTGCGGTGTTAATGGAGGGTCGTCTTATGTTGATTTGGAGCGATTCGTTGAGTTCCTCTCGTTCAAGGGTTAA